The Streptomyces pratensis genomic interval GCGCCGCGGTCTTCTTGACCGGCGCTTCCTGTTCCGCCGCCTCGGCGCCGGGGGCGCCGGGCGTGTCGGCGTCGGTACCGGTGACCACGACGACCGCTGCCTCTTCGGCTCCGGCGGGCGACCCCGCCGGAGCGGTGACCTTGCGGGTCACCCGGCGGCGGGCACGCGGCGGGGCCGCCGGAGCGGACTCCTCGTCAGCGGCCGGGGCCTCGGGCGCCGTCGCCGTCTCCGAGGGAGCCGGTGTCTGGGCCACGGGGGCCCCGACGACCGGGTCCTCGACCGCGACGGGCTCCGCCGCGGGCTCGGCCGGCTGGACCGGCGGCGTCACGTCCGCCGCCTTGGGCGATCCCGCCGGAGCGGTCGCCTTCCGGGTCGCCCTGCGGCGCGTACGGGCCGGGGGTGCGGCCTCGGGCTCAGGGACGGCCTCGGGCTCGGGGACGGCCTCGGGCTCGGGGGCGGCCGGAGCCTCCACCGGTGCCTCGGCGGCCGGCTCGGGCTGCGGCTTCTCCTCGGCGGCCGGGGCCGCCGGGGCGGTCTCGGCCACAGGGGCGGGCGCACCGGCCGGAGCCGTGACCTTGCGGGTCGCGCGCCGACGGCCACGGCCACGCGACGCTGCCGCCTCTGCCTCCGCCGGGCTGCTGTACAGCTCCTCGTCGGCGACGAACTCAGGCTCGGGCAGTGCCACCGGGGCGGCGACCTCGGCGGCCACCTCGGCCTCGGTCTCGGCCGGCTGCTCGGCGTGCTCGTGCTCCTGGCCGTGCTCGTGCTCGTGTCCGGCGCCGCCTCGGCCGCGCTTCTTGGACCGCTTGCCACCGCCGCCGCCGACGGCCGTCGGCTGCTCCATGTGGACGATCACGCCGCGCCCGTTGCAGTGGACACAGGTCTCGGAGAAGGACTCCAGCAGGCCCTGGCCCACCCGCTTGCGGGTCATCTGGACCAGGCCCAGCGAGGTGACCTCTGCGACCTGGTGCTTCGTGCGGTCACGGCCGAGGCACTCCAGCAGCCGCCGCAGCACCAGGTCCCGGTTGGACTCCAGCACCATGTCGATGAAGTCGACGACGACGATGCCGCCGAGGTCGCGCAGCCGCAGCTGGCGCACGATCTCCTCGGCCGCCTCCAGGTTGTTCTTGGTGACGGTCTCCTCGAGGTTTCCGCCCTGGCCGGTGAACTTGCCGGTGTTGACGTCGACGACGACCATCGCCTCGGTCTTGTCGATCACCAGCGAGCCGCCGCTCGGCAGGTAGACCTTGCGGTCCAGCGCCTTCATCAGCTGCTCGTCGATGCGGTACGTCGCGAAGACGTCGACCTCGGAGGTCCAGCGGGACAGCCGGTCCGTCAGGTCCGGCGCCACGTGCGAGACATAGCCGTGGATGGTCTCCCAGGCGTCGTCACCGCTGACGATCACCTTGGAGAAGTCCTCGTTGAAGATGTCCCGGACGACGCGGACGGTCATGTCCGGCTCGCCGTAGAGCAGCGTCGGCGCGTTGCTACTGGTGGTGCTCTTCGACTTCTTCTGGATCTCTTCCCACTGGCCCTTCAGCCGCTCGACGTCACGGCGCAGCTCGTCCTCGCTCGCACCCTCGGCGGCGGTGCGCACGATGACGCCCGCGTCCTCGGGAACGATCTTCTTGAGGATGGTCTTCAGCCGGGCGCGCTCGGTGTCGGGGAGCTTGCGGCTGATGCCGGTCATCGAACCCTCGGGCACGTAGACCAGGTAACGGCCGGGCAGCGAGACCTGGCTGGTCAGGCGGGCGCCCTTGTGGCCGATCGGGTCCTTCGTCACCTGGACGAGGACGGACTGGCCGGACTTGAGCGCGGTCTCGATGCGGCGCGGCCCATGGGCCATGCCGAGCGCCTCGAAGTTGACCTCACCCGCGTAGAGGACGGCGTTGCGGCCCTTGCCGATGTCGACGAAGGCGGCCTCCATGGACGGCAGTACGTTCTGCACCTTGCCCAGGTAGACGTTGCCGACGTAGCTGGTGGCCTGCTCCTTGTTGACGTAGTGCTCGACGAGCACGTTGTCCTCGAGGACGCCGATCTGCGTGCGCTCGCCGCTCTGGCGGACGACCATGACGCGCTCGACTGCCTCACGACGGGCCAGGAACTCGGCCTCGGTGATGATCGGGACGCGTCGGCGGCCCTGCTCGCGCCCCTCGCGGCGGCGCTGCTTCTTGGCCTCCATGCGGGTCGAGCCCTTGATGGACTGCACCTCGTCGAAGCCGGTGCCGGGCTCCCGCTCGGCCTCCTTCTTGCGCGGCTCGCGGACCTTGACGACCGTACGCTCCGGGTCGTCCGAGCCCGTGCCCGCGTCCTCGCCCGAGGCGTCCCCGCTGCGGCGGCGACGGCGACGGCGGCGACGGCTGCTGCTGGAGCCCGAGGCGGACTCGTGCTCGTCCTCGTCCTCGTCCTCGTGCGCCTGCTGCTCGTCCTCGGTACGGTCCGCGGCCTCGTCATGCTGTTCCGCGTCGTCCATGTCGCTGGCCTCGCCGCGACGGCGGCGTCGGCCACCACGACGGCGGCGCCGCGAAGGACGGTCGCCGTACTCGTCCGTCTCGTCGCCCTCGTGCTCGGCTTCCGTCTCGGCCTCGGCCTCGGCCTCGTGCTCGTGCTCGTCCTCGACGGAGGCAGCGGCGGGCGCGGCGGGCCGGTCCGCCGGAAGGGTGACGGGAGTCGCCGCCGGCTCG includes:
- a CDS encoding Rne/Rng family ribonuclease; this encodes MHEPNEPGNTGNPAHAEDNNAPGDKLPPRRRRRAASRPAGPPSGAPGASAAEDVTPAIPAAAETTEPAVEAAPPARPRRRAVRKATAPAGAPQTAEVVEPVTETAPAEEEPEAAEPEVAEAAPPVRARRRAVRKATAPAGAPQTTEVVEPVTETAPAEEEAEETVEAPVAEAPRGRRRATRKATAPAGAPQPAEAVAQETAVTEPVKAPEPAEAPVEPAEPAAAPRGRTRRRASAPAGAPQGAQAAEAPAEPVAQAAAEPAPAEEAAEAPVAEAAPPSRPRRRASRKASSPAGTPQPVEEVAEAAAEKGESLPDSVAEELATETEQVEDAAPRGRQRRRATAAAGRPEFTGKTEEPARKGRRATRPAVAVFQAPVFAEPMFQTPETAAAAAAAAGPAPAYDESDDFEEQKPSDRADRSQRKAEGKQAVEAAAPAESAVETAEAAPQSGSRRRRRRRGEAVETEPAATPVTLPADRPAAPAAASVEDEHEHEAEAEAETEAEHEGDETDEYGDRPSRRRRRGGRRRRRGEASDMDDAEQHDEAADRTEDEQQAHEDEDEDEHESASGSSSSRRRRRRRRRSGDASGEDAGTGSDDPERTVVKVREPRKKEAEREPGTGFDEVQSIKGSTRMEAKKQRRREGREQGRRRVPIITEAEFLARREAVERVMVVRQSGERTQIGVLEDNVLVEHYVNKEQATSYVGNVYLGKVQNVLPSMEAAFVDIGKGRNAVLYAGEVNFEALGMAHGPRRIETALKSGQSVLVQVTKDPIGHKGARLTSQVSLPGRYLVYVPEGSMTGISRKLPDTERARLKTILKKIVPEDAGVIVRTAAEGASEDELRRDVERLKGQWEEIQKKSKSTTSSNAPTLLYGEPDMTVRVVRDIFNEDFSKVIVSGDDAWETIHGYVSHVAPDLTDRLSRWTSEVDVFATYRIDEQLMKALDRKVYLPSGGSLVIDKTEAMVVVDVNTGKFTGQGGNLEETVTKNNLEAAEEIVRQLRLRDLGGIVVVDFIDMVLESNRDLVLRRLLECLGRDRTKHQVAEVTSLGLVQMTRKRVGQGLLESFSETCVHCNGRGVIVHMEQPTAVGGGGGKRSKKRGRGGAGHEHEHGQEHEHAEQPAETEAEVAAEVAAPVALPEPEFVADEELYSSPAEAEAAASRGRGRRRATRKVTAPAGAPAPVAETAPAAPAAEEKPQPEPAAEAPVEAPAAPEPEAVPEPEAVPEPEAAPPARTRRRATRKATAPAGSPKAADVTPPVQPAEPAAEPVAVEDPVVGAPVAQTPAPSETATAPEAPAADEESAPAAPPRARRRVTRKVTAPAGSPAGAEEAAVVVVTGTDADTPGAPGAEAAEQEAPVKKTAARKTAKKATAKKAATKKTAAKTVAKKTAAKKTTTKKAAAKKTVAAEQSSPSVTASASSGDSGPAAD